In Geminocystis sp. NIES-3709, a single genomic region encodes these proteins:
- the atpE gene encoding ATP synthase F0 subunit C, which translates to MEPLIAAASVVAAGLAVGLGAIGPGIGQGTAAGQAVEGIARQPEAEGKIRATLLLSLAFMEALTIYGLVVALILLFANPFS; encoded by the coding sequence ATGGAACCATTAATCGCTGCTGCTTCTGTTGTCGCTGCTGGTTTAGCTGTAGGTTTAGGTGCGATCGGACCTGGTATTGGTCAAGGAACCGCTGCTGGTCAAGCAGTAGAAGGTATCGCTCGTCAACCAGAAGCTGAAGGTAAAATTCGCGCTACCCTACTTCTTAGTTTAGCGTTTATGGAAGCTCTAACCATTTATGGTTTAGTTGTAGCATTAATATTATTATTTGCCAATCCTTTTTCCTAA
- a CDS encoding F0F1 ATP synthase subunit B': MTQWILLAAETAEGGLFDFDATLPLMAIQFLLLATILNALLYKPLGQAIDDRATYVQDQLVQAKNKKEEALALAQQYQQELKEVRKQSQSIISTAQSEAQKIVSDQVQKAQQEVIAERQKASEQIEGERVAALSALEQEVTVLSRQILEKVIGLEFVK, from the coding sequence ATGACACAATGGATTTTATTAGCGGCGGAAACCGCAGAAGGAGGCTTATTTGATTTTGATGCTACTTTGCCTTTAATGGCAATCCAGTTTTTACTGTTAGCAACCATACTCAATGCCCTTTTATACAAACCTTTAGGTCAAGCCATTGACGATCGAGCTACTTACGTTCAAGATCAATTGGTTCAAGCCAAAAATAAAAAAGAAGAGGCTTTAGCCCTCGCTCAACAATATCAACAAGAATTAAAAGAAGTCCGTAAACAATCCCAAAGCATTATCAGTACCGCTCAATCTGAAGCCCAAAAAATTGTATCTGATCAAGTTCAGAAGGCACAGCAAGAAGTAATTGCTGAACGTCAAAAAGCATCAGAACAAATTGAAGGAGAAAGAGTAGCGGCTTTGAGTGCTTTAGAGCAAGAAGTGACGGTTTTAAGCCGACAAATTCTTGAGAAAGTGATCGGACTTGAATTCGTTAAATAA
- a CDS encoding F0F1 ATP synthase subunit B: MVTLFYLATEETAGGFGITSDILGSNVINLVVIIGLLFVYGGKFISNLLTERRNRIAEEIQEAENTASLAAKALAEGKENLNKAQATAKQIKSDAESTAEKLRAEILAQGQKDIERMRATAVQELDSERAKVVAGLRKRIAVLALEKAEQQLKETLTDEVQGKLISRAVDQLGG, from the coding sequence ATGGTGACTTTATTTTATCTAGCCACTGAAGAAACTGCAGGCGGATTTGGTATAACTTCAGATATTCTCGGTTCTAACGTTATTAACCTAGTTGTAATAATTGGGTTGTTATTTGTCTATGGTGGAAAATTCATAAGTAATTTACTTACAGAAAGACGCAATAGAATTGCTGAGGAAATTCAAGAAGCAGAAAATACAGCCAGTTTGGCTGCAAAGGCTTTAGCTGAGGGAAAAGAAAACTTAAACAAAGCTCAAGCAACAGCGAAACAAATCAAATCCGATGCAGAGTCCACCGCCGAGAAATTACGGGCGGAAATTTTGGCTCAAGGACAAAAAGACATTGAAAGAATGAGAGCTACTGCTGTGCAAGAGTTAGACTCCGAAAGAGCTAAAGTAGTAGCGGGTTTAAGAAAAAGAATTGCTGTATTAGCCTTAGAAAAAGCAGAACAGCAGTTAAAAGAAACTTTGACTGATGAAGTGCAAGGTAAGCTCATTAGTCGTGCGGTTGACCAATTAGGAGGTTAA
- the atpH gene encoding ATP synthase F1 subunit delta: MQSAITAEVVEPYAEALMSLAQQKNITDAIGDDVRSLLTLIQESPELKTFLASPLVKAEDKKAVIKQVAGEQINPFLLNFLLLLVDKKRIGFIEGVCSKYLEILRKLNNIVLAEVTSAVRLYEGEAEKLVTKIKNITGATGVEIQTKIDPDIIGGVIIKVGSQVYDASLKGQLRRISLNVLGI, encoded by the coding sequence ATGCAAAGTGCTATTACCGCCGAAGTAGTAGAACCTTATGCTGAAGCCCTAATGTCTCTAGCTCAACAAAAAAATATTACTGATGCGATCGGTGATGATGTCCGTTCTTTATTGACATTAATCCAAGAATCTCCAGAATTAAAAACTTTTTTAGCTAGTCCATTGGTGAAAGCTGAGGATAAAAAAGCTGTTATTAAACAAGTCGCCGGAGAGCAAATCAATCCCTTTTTGCTCAACTTTTTACTTTTATTAGTGGATAAAAAACGTATTGGCTTTATCGAAGGAGTTTGTAGTAAATATCTCGAAATCCTCCGTAAGTTGAATAATATAGTTTTAGCTGAAGTTACCTCCGCAGTAAGACTGTATGAGGGTGAAGCTGAAAAATTAGTCACTAAAATCAAAAATATTACTGGAGCGACAGGGGTTGAAATTCAGACTAAAATCGATCCAGACATCATTGGTGGTGTAATCATCAAAGTCGGTTCTCAAGTTTATGACGCTAGTCTTAAAGGACAATTACGTCGTATTAGTCTTAATGTACTTGGCATTTAG
- the atpA gene encoding F0F1 ATP synthase subunit alpha, whose protein sequence is MIRPDEIASIIRQQIESYDQQVQVSNVGTVLQIGDGIARVYGLDKVMSGELVEFEDGTVGIALNLEADNVGVVLMGDGIGIQEGSNVKATGKIAQIPVGEALVGRVLDALARPIDGKGEIVASESRLIESPAPGIVARKSVCEPMQTGITAIDAMIPVGRGQRELIIGDRQTGKTAIAVDTIINQKSEDVICVYVAIGQKASTVASVVDTLKEKGALDYTVIVAANANDPATLQYLAPYTGAAIAEYFMYKGKATLVIYDDLSKQAQAYRQMSLLLRRPPGREAYPGDVFYLHSRLLERAAKLSDELGGGSMTALPIIETQAGDVSAYIPTNVISITDGQIFLSSDLFNSGFRPAINAGISVSRVGSAAQTKAMKQVAGKLKLELAQFAELEAFSQFASDLDAATQAQLAKGQRLRQLLKQPQNSPLAIWEQVAQVYSGINGLLDDIAVDKVVEFVAELRNYIKNNKPKFVEIVSTEKKLTDEAETLLKEAITEAKQAFSA, encoded by the coding sequence ATGATCAGACCAGACGAAATTGCTAGTATTATTCGCCAACAGATTGAATCTTATGATCAACAGGTTCAAGTTTCCAACGTTGGTACAGTGTTACAAATCGGTGATGGTATCGCCCGTGTGTATGGCTTAGATAAAGTCATGTCCGGTGAGCTTGTAGAATTTGAAGATGGAACTGTTGGTATCGCCCTTAACTTAGAAGCTGATAACGTTGGGGTTGTATTAATGGGTGACGGTATTGGCATTCAAGAAGGTAGTAACGTTAAAGCTACTGGTAAAATTGCTCAAATCCCTGTAGGTGAAGCCTTAGTGGGTAGAGTTTTAGATGCTTTAGCCCGTCCTATTGATGGTAAAGGTGAAATCGTTGCTTCTGAATCCCGCTTAATTGAGTCTCCAGCCCCCGGTATCGTTGCTCGTAAATCGGTTTGTGAACCTATGCAAACTGGGATTACTGCGATCGATGCGATGATTCCGGTAGGTAGAGGGCAACGGGAGTTAATTATTGGTGACAGACAAACTGGTAAAACTGCCATTGCTGTTGACACTATCATTAACCAAAAATCCGAAGACGTAATTTGTGTTTACGTTGCGATCGGTCAAAAGGCTTCCACCGTTGCTAGTGTGGTTGATACCTTAAAAGAAAAAGGTGCTTTAGACTACACTGTGATTGTAGCGGCTAATGCTAACGATCCTGCAACCTTACAATATTTAGCTCCTTATACTGGTGCTGCGATCGCTGAGTACTTCATGTACAAAGGTAAAGCAACTCTCGTAATTTATGATGACTTATCTAAACAGGCTCAGGCTTACCGTCAAATGTCCTTGTTATTACGTCGTCCTCCCGGTCGTGAAGCATATCCCGGAGATGTATTCTACTTACACTCTCGCTTATTAGAAAGAGCGGCTAAACTCAGCGATGAATTAGGTGGTGGAAGTATGACTGCATTACCTATCATCGAAACCCAAGCTGGTGACGTTTCTGCTTACATTCCTACCAATGTAATTTCTATTACTGATGGTCAAATCTTCTTATCTTCTGACTTGTTTAACTCTGGTTTCCGTCCTGCTATTAACGCTGGTATCTCTGTATCTCGTGTAGGATCTGCCGCTCAAACCAAAGCCATGAAACAGGTCGCAGGTAAATTAAAATTAGAATTAGCCCAGTTTGCAGAATTAGAAGCATTCTCTCAATTTGCTTCTGACTTAGATGCAGCGACTCAAGCACAATTAGCCAAAGGGCAACGTTTACGTCAGTTGCTCAAACAGCCTCAAAATTCTCCTTTAGCGATTTGGGAACAAGTTGCTCAGGTTTATAGTGGTATCAACGGTTTATTAGATGATATTGCCGTGGACAAAGTTGTAGAATTTGTTGCTGAATTGAGAAACTACATCAAAAACAACAAGCCTAAATTTGTAGAAATCGTCAGTACAGAGAAAAAACTCACTGATGAGGCTGAAACTTTATTGAAAGAAGCTATTACCGAAGCTAAACAAGCATTTTCTGCTTAA
- a CDS encoding F0F1 ATP synthase subunit gamma, producing the protein MSNLKAIRDRIDSVKNTKKITEAMRLVAAAKVRRAQEQVTATRPFADTLAQVLYGLQNRLRFEDVDLPLLKEREVKTVGLFVITGDRGLCGGYNTNVIKKAEQRAAELKEQGIDYTYVTIGRKAGQYFKRRNEPIAQQYFGLEQIPTAKESGAMADELLSLFFSKNIDRVELIYTRFMSLISSKPVIQTLLPLTPQGLEVHDDEIFRLTVKGGEFQVERETVANTAQTLPREMIFEQDPVQILDSLLPLYINNQLLRALQESAASELAARMTAMSNASENAKELMKTLTLSYNKARQASITQQILEVVSGANALG; encoded by the coding sequence ATGTCTAATTTAAAAGCGATACGCGATCGCATTGACTCGGTAAAAAATACAAAAAAAATTACTGAAGCCATGCGGCTAGTGGCGGCGGCGAAAGTTAGAAGAGCTCAAGAACAAGTTACAGCTACCCGCCCTTTTGCGGATACTTTAGCCCAAGTTCTTTATGGCTTACAAAATCGTCTCCGCTTTGAAGATGTGGACTTACCTTTACTCAAAGAAAGAGAAGTTAAAACTGTTGGTTTATTCGTCATTACAGGCGATCGTGGTTTATGTGGTGGCTACAATACGAATGTAATAAAAAAAGCTGAACAACGGGCGGCGGAATTGAAAGAGCAAGGTATTGATTATACCTATGTAACGATCGGGCGTAAAGCAGGACAATACTTCAAACGTAGAAACGAGCCTATTGCACAGCAGTATTTCGGTTTAGAGCAAATTCCTACAGCGAAAGAATCTGGGGCGATGGCTGATGAATTATTGTCTTTATTTTTTTCTAAGAATATCGATCGGGTAGAATTAATTTATACTCGTTTTATGTCCTTAATCAGTTCTAAACCTGTAATTCAAACTTTATTACCCTTAACTCCTCAAGGTTTGGAAGTTCATGACGATGAAATTTTCCGTTTAACAGTAAAGGGTGGTGAGTTTCAGGTAGAAAGAGAAACTGTAGCGAATACGGCACAAACTTTGCCTAGAGAGATGATTTTTGAACAAGATCCTGTTCAGATTCTTGACTCATTACTACCATTATACATTAATAACCAATTATTAAGAGCATTACAAGAGTCTGCCGCTAGTGAATTAGCCGCTCGAATGACTGCGATGAGTAATGCGAGTGAAAATGCTAAAGAATTAATGAAAACCTTGACATTATCTTATAACAAAGCTCGTCAAGCATCTATTACTCAACAAATTCTTGAAGTTGTATCAGGTGCTAATGCTTTAGGCTAA
- a CDS encoding ATP-binding protein: MSKSKAEKIVITSENVDLTNCAREQIHTPNSIQCHGTLIVLDKDSFDIIQASKNVEKILGYKYVDLIGFPLATLLNNSSIERIKSCLNKDFASINPLRIKINNETLNLIVHENQGFIFLEFEPVDEKYQNDFLNFYNLTKKIVDEMQISANLQDLSEIIVKNIRELTGFDRVMIYRFDEDGSGNVIAEDKKEELESFFGLRYPPTDVPKPARRLYKLNYIRIISDIDSQGISLPPHPLTNEPFDLSYSTLRSVSPIHIEYLQNMGVQASMSISILHENKLWGLIACHHYQPKYLPYEMRTACEFLGKVMSLNLIAKEDKENFSNKIEIKERLSEVIKKLSQTVNIAESLSENIDLVKGLVNAQGLAICFEGELKLTGTTPEIFAINELVAWLKGNNDKNFFHTDHLSGIYEQGIPIKSVASGIMILYLSRVKDSYIIWFRPEVSQIVTWAGNPHKEAQLEEDGTLTLTPRKSFELWKQNLTGHSLPWLKSEIQQIMEFRNLLIDIIFKKSNELIELNIELQRSNEELDSFAYIASHDLKEPLRGIYNYSYLLLEDYEQVLDEDGSRKLNMLMTLTKRMERLMDALLYYSRLGRKELHLETIDIKQMIEEEIIPILEVSQQESLDIRIVEKIPTFKGDKTLIEEVFMNLITNGLKYNNQPEKIIEIGYLRNSQKSSQIIFYVRDNGIGIEEEHQTIIFNIFKRLHGQKTFGGGTGAGLTIVKKIIERHGGKIWVESTYGQGSIFYFTLEMEEK; the protein is encoded by the coding sequence ATGTCAAAGTCTAAAGCAGAAAAAATTGTCATTACATCTGAAAATGTTGATTTAACTAACTGTGCTAGAGAACAAATTCATACCCCTAATTCTATTCAGTGTCATGGCACATTAATTGTTTTAGATAAAGACTCTTTTGATATTATTCAAGCAAGTAAAAATGTAGAAAAAATCCTTGGTTATAAATATGTAGATTTAATTGGTTTTCCTTTAGCTACATTACTAAATAATAGCAGTATTGAACGAATAAAAAGTTGTTTAAATAAAGATTTTGCTTCCATTAATCCCCTCAGAATTAAAATTAACAATGAAACTTTAAATTTAATAGTTCACGAAAATCAAGGATTTATTTTTCTTGAATTTGAGCCTGTTGATGAAAAATATCAAAATGACTTCCTCAATTTTTACAATCTGACCAAAAAAATCGTCGATGAAATGCAAATCAGTGCTAATCTACAAGATTTATCAGAAATAATCGTTAAGAATATACGTGAACTGACAGGATTTGATCGAGTGATGATTTATCGTTTTGATGAAGACGGCTCAGGTAATGTAATTGCAGAAGATAAAAAAGAAGAGTTAGAGAGTTTTTTCGGATTACGTTATCCTCCCACAGACGTACCAAAACCTGCAAGAAGATTATATAAATTAAACTATATTCGTATTATTTCTGATATTGACTCTCAAGGAATTTCTCTGCCACCCCATCCCCTCACTAACGAACCTTTTGATCTTAGTTATTCGACTTTGAGAAGTGTTTCCCCTATTCATATTGAATACTTGCAAAATATGGGAGTACAAGCATCTATGTCCATATCTATCCTCCATGAAAATAAATTATGGGGATTGATTGCCTGTCATCACTATCAACCGAAATATCTCCCTTACGAAATGAGAACTGCTTGTGAGTTTTTGGGTAAGGTTATGTCTTTAAATCTTATTGCCAAAGAGGATAAAGAAAACTTCTCCAATAAAATAGAAATTAAAGAAAGACTTTCTGAGGTAATAAAAAAATTATCCCAAACAGTAAATATTGCTGAAAGTTTATCTGAAAATATTGATTTAGTAAAAGGATTAGTCAATGCCCAAGGATTGGCGATATGTTTTGAGGGAGAATTAAAACTAACAGGCACAACTCCTGAAATATTTGCCATAAATGAGCTTGTGGCTTGGTTAAAAGGAAATAATGATAAAAATTTTTTCCATACTGATCACCTTTCAGGAATTTATGAACAAGGAATCCCCATTAAATCCGTAGCCAGTGGCATAATGATACTTTATCTAAGTAGAGTTAAAGATTCTTATATCATCTGGTTTCGACCTGAAGTCTCACAGATTGTTACATGGGCTGGAAATCCCCATAAAGAAGCTCAGTTAGAAGAAGATGGCACTCTTACTCTTACTCCTCGAAAATCCTTTGAACTTTGGAAACAAAACCTGACAGGGCATTCTTTACCTTGGCTTAAGAGTGAAATTCAACAGATTATGGAGTTCCGTAACCTACTGATAGATATTATCTTTAAAAAATCTAATGAATTAATTGAGTTAAATATTGAATTACAAAGAAGTAATGAGGAGTTAGATTCCTTTGCCTATATTGCATCTCATGATCTCAAAGAACCTTTAAGGGGCATTTATAACTATTCGTATTTATTATTAGAAGATTATGAACAGGTTTTAGATGAAGATGGTTCTCGAAAATTAAATATGTTAATGACTTTAACTAAAAGAATGGAAAGGCTCATGGATGCTTTATTATACTATTCCCGTTTAGGACGCAAAGAACTTCATCTTGAAACTATTGATATTAAACAAATGATCGAGGAAGAGATAATACCAATTCTTGAAGTTTCTCAACAAGAATCACTAGATATTAGAATTGTCGAAAAAATTCCTACTTTTAAGGGTGATAAAACTCTCATAGAAGAAGTTTTTATGAACTTAATTACTAATGGATTAAAATATAATAATCAACCTGAAAAAATTATTGAAATTGGCTATTTAAGAAACTCACAAAAATCTTCCCAAATTATTTTTTATGTTCGAGATAATGGTATTGGTATAGAAGAAGAACATCAAACGATAATTTTCAATATTTTTAAAAGATTACATGGACAAAAAACTTTTGGAGGTGGCACTGGTGCGGGTTTAACTATTGTAAAAAAAATCATTGAACGTCATGGTGGGAAAATATGGGTTGAATCAACCTATGGACAAGGGTCAATCTTTTACTTTACACTGGAAATGGAGGAAAAATAA
- a CDS encoding response regulator codes for MIAEQFKPLHSELPHRLLVIEDSEEDYEMFMRVVNKNSIKCLIHHSETGEEALKFLQNSNKEKFPNPSLILLDLNLPGINGKKVLQKIKSDPFFNLIPVVIFSSSSHSKDIEDCYSKGANAYVIKPMNVILLEEYIKTILSHWLNVNTPCSKML; via the coding sequence ATGATAGCAGAACAATTTAAGCCTTTACATTCGGAATTACCTCATAGGTTACTGGTGATAGAAGATAGCGAAGAAGACTATGAAATGTTTATGAGAGTGGTTAATAAAAACAGTATCAAATGTCTTATTCATCATTCTGAAACGGGAGAAGAAGCATTAAAATTTTTACAGAACTCAAATAAAGAAAAATTCCCCAATCCATCGCTAATTTTATTAGACTTAAATTTACCCGGAATAAATGGTAAAAAAGTTTTACAAAAAATTAAATCTGATCCTTTTTTTAACTTAATTCCTGTGGTTATTTTTAGTAGTTCTTCTCATTCAAAAGATATTGAAGATTGTTACAGTAAAGGTGCAAATGCTTATGTCATAAAACCTATGAATGTTATTCTCTTAGAGGAATATATTAAAACAATATTATCTCATTGGCTCAATGTAAATACACCATGCTCTAAAATGTTATAA
- a CDS encoding response regulator, whose translation MLVNNDVDCRSEIYQVLIIEDSLADFELYQKFLQKDQLHYYKIEYAETATEGLDFFRAKKPDFVIVDYSLPDMNGLKLISAIKKLDQFPEVPIIMMTGLGNEAIALQAMKQNIQDYLVKSDLDFHKFINTIYNLITLTSTQNFNSEEQIIEVLLIDDSELDLKLYQKFLTEDQNSLFNVYTAKTAQEALNFLKRKEVDVIVTDYQLPDMNGIELIKNYQKFRKLNEVCIILMTGFGNEKLVVDAFKNGVVDYFLKENILFNNFAQKLKENVYKIRISSQLKEIQLQKNLLSKISLNIRKSLELEEIIQTSVTEIKKYLLCDRVLIYKLNRLGEGKIIAEEVNNPFLKSLGLNITDTFFEDSRNREEYVINFRKQVISNINESNLTPCHQQLLKQFQVKSIVTIPIIIESVENPLWGVLVVHFCKEIHYWKNNEISFLNEVSLQITIAIQQGLLLTELKKQRDIAYQATQAKSAFLANMSHEIRTPMNGILGMAEMLSFTNLTEEQKDYLTIIESSGKNLLNLINDILDLSKLEAGKIELHLTEFILQDIVKELINLFSFTLKKKNLTIELDITKDLPVKYLGDCQRLKQILINLVGNAIKFTSKGNIKIIIKEYSRLSDNKQNEIELYFAIQDSGIGINLEDQKKLFLPFSQVENSTTKNFQGTGLGLSICKKLVELMGGNIGIKSNLDQGSTFWFTANLKSLSYLSSESLNYQTKENIIDKKFIAKQEKILLVEDNKVNQIVVKNQLKKIGYKCDIADNGQIALDLLKKKSYDLIFMDCQMPILDGYDTTLAIRQNEKTKDMIIIGLTAFAMEKDKEKCIDSGMNSYLSKPCNLNEISSAIKKWIKGKNNSDLQ comes from the coding sequence ATGTTAGTTAATAATGATGTTGATTGTCGATCGGAAATTTATCAAGTTTTAATTATTGAAGATTCTTTAGCTGATTTTGAACTTTATCAAAAATTTTTACAAAAAGATCAACTTCATTACTATAAGATAGAATACGCTGAAACCGCAACAGAAGGCTTAGATTTTTTTCGGGCTAAAAAACCTGATTTTGTTATTGTTGATTATTCTCTTCCTGACATGAATGGCTTGAAATTAATCTCAGCAATTAAAAAATTAGATCAATTTCCAGAAGTTCCCATTATTATGATGACAGGCTTAGGAAATGAAGCGATCGCCCTCCAAGCGATGAAACAAAATATTCAAGATTATTTAGTTAAAAGTGATTTAGATTTTCACAAATTTATTAATACAATTTATAATCTTATTACTTTAACAAGCACTCAAAATTTTAATTCAGAAGAGCAAATAATCGAGGTTTTATTAATTGATGATTCAGAATTAGATTTAAAACTTTATCAAAAATTTCTTACTGAAGATCAAAATTCTCTATTTAATGTTTATACAGCAAAAACTGCTCAAGAGGCATTAAATTTCTTAAAAAGAAAAGAAGTAGATGTCATCGTTACTGATTATCAACTTCCAGATATGAACGGAATTGAATTAATTAAAAATTATCAAAAATTCAGAAAATTAAATGAGGTTTGTATCATCCTGATGACCGGTTTTGGTAATGAAAAACTGGTGGTAGATGCGTTTAAAAATGGTGTAGTTGATTATTTTTTAAAAGAGAATATTTTATTTAATAATTTTGCACAAAAACTTAAAGAAAATGTTTATAAAATACGTATATCATCTCAATTAAAAGAAATTCAATTACAGAAAAATTTATTATCAAAAATTAGTTTAAATATTCGTAAATCTTTAGAATTAGAGGAAATTATTCAAACTTCAGTAACAGAAATTAAAAAATATTTACTTTGCGATCGAGTTTTAATTTATAAACTAAATAGATTAGGAGAAGGAAAAATTATCGCCGAGGAGGTGAATAATCCTTTTTTAAAAAGTTTAGGTTTAAATATTACAGATACTTTTTTTGAAGATTCAAGAAACCGTGAAGAATATGTAATTAATTTTCGCAAACAAGTTATTAGCAACATCAATGAATCTAATCTTACTCCTTGTCATCAACAATTACTAAAACAATTTCAAGTTAAATCTATCGTGACAATTCCTATTATTATTGAAAGTGTAGAAAATCCATTATGGGGGGTATTAGTTGTCCATTTTTGTAAAGAAATACATTACTGGAAAAACAATGAAATTAGTTTTTTAAATGAAGTTAGTTTGCAAATTACAATTGCTATTCAACAAGGATTATTACTCACAGAATTAAAAAAACAAAGAGATATTGCCTATCAAGCAACTCAAGCTAAAAGTGCTTTTTTAGCTAACATGAGTCACGAAATTCGCACTCCCATGAATGGCATTTTAGGAATGGCTGAAATGTTATCTTTCACCAATTTAACGGAAGAACAAAAAGACTATTTAACTATTATTGAATCTAGTGGAAAAAATCTCCTTAATTTAATTAATGATATTTTAGATTTATCAAAACTTGAAGCAGGAAAAATTGAGCTTCATTTAACAGAATTTATACTGCAAGATATAGTAAAAGAACTTATAAATTTATTTAGTTTTACTTTAAAAAAAAAAAATTTAACCATAGAATTAGACATAACAAAAGATTTACCTGTCAAATATTTAGGAGATTGTCAACGTTTAAAGCAAATTTTGATTAATTTAGTAGGTAATGCTATAAAATTTACTTCAAAAGGAAATATAAAAATTATCATAAAAGAATATAGTCGATTATCTGATAATAAACAAAACGAAATAGAATTATATTTTGCAATTCAAGACAGTGGAATTGGTATTAATTTAGAAGATCAGAAAAAATTATTTTTACCATTTTCTCAAGTAGAAAATTCAACTACTAAAAATTTTCAAGGTACTGGATTGGGATTATCTATTTGTAAAAAATTAGTAGAATTAATGGGTGGTAATATCGGTATTAAAAGTAATTTGGATCAAGGTTCAACTTTTTGGTTTACTGCTAACCTAAAATCATTAAGTTATTTATCTTCTGAATCTTTAAACTATCAAACTAAAGAAAATATTATCGATAAAAAATTTATTGCAAAACAAGAAAAAATCCTGTTGGTGGAAGATAATAAAGTTAATCAAATAGTAGTTAAAAATCAGCTCAAAAAAATAGGATATAAGTGCGATATTGCTGACAATGGGCAAATAGCCTTAGATTTACTTAAAAAAAAATCCTATGATTTAATTTTTATGGATTGTCAAATGCCAATTTTAGACGGCTATGATACAACTCTTGCAATTCGTCAAAATGAAAAAACTAAAGACATGATTATTATTGGTTTGACGGCTTTCGCTATGGAAAAAGATAAAGAAAAATGTATAGATTCTGGAATGAATAGCTATTTATCAAAGCCTTGCAACTTAAATGAAATATCAAGTGCAATTAAAAAATGGATTAAGGGAAAAAATAATTCGGACTTACAATAG
- a CDS encoding IS4 family transposase has translation MFQLPQDYQDNFKKQFNLPQYLTLCLLVNLLQNLKTVRLEEMAKLFPYPIKLRSRIKKLQRFLSLENWKIETIWFPILKSWIINNWESKKVIYLVIDRTQWQNINILMVSLVYNQRAIPIYFTLLDKKGSSNLLEQKQVLEPSINLLIEYKIIVLGDREFCSVDLAKWLSLEKQVYLSLRLKKSEYVELESDIWFRLSELGLCPGFSVYYRGIKVTKTKGFSGINLAAKWKKNYRNKSSKEPWFILTNLASMSETISAYSKRMGIEEMFRDLKLGGYNLESTKVNNERLISLIILITLSYSYSTFIGEEIKRKGISEYLVRPTEKGRKYKRNSDFSIGLNAIKWLSEICFFQEQLEELTSLFPQKHSYYRQGMRAISLIQSAL, from the coding sequence ATGTTTCAACTTCCCCAAGATTATCAAGATAATTTTAAAAAGCAGTTTAATTTACCTCAATATTTAACTCTTTGTCTTTTAGTTAACTTACTCCAAAATCTTAAAACTGTTAGGTTAGAAGAAATGGCAAAACTTTTTCCTTATCCGATTAAATTAAGAAGTAGAATTAAAAAGTTACAAAGATTTCTAAGTCTGGAAAATTGGAAAATTGAAACTATCTGGTTTCCTATTTTAAAATCATGGATTATTAATAATTGGGAATCGAAAAAAGTTATCTATTTAGTAATTGATAGAACACAGTGGCAAAATATTAATATATTGATGGTAAGTTTAGTTTATAATCAAAGAGCTATTCCCATTTATTTTACATTACTAGATAAAAAAGGAAGCAGTAATTTATTAGAACAAAAACAAGTATTAGAACCGAGTATTAATTTATTAATTGAATATAAAATAATCGTTTTAGGAGATAGAGAATTTTGCTCTGTAGATTTAGCAAAGTGGTTATCACTAGAGAAACAGGTTTATTTATCTCTACGTTTAAAAAAGAGCGAATATGTCGAATTAGAATCTGATATATGGTTTCGATTAAGTGAATTAGGTTTATGTCCTGGATTCTCTGTATATTATCGAGGAATAAAAGTTACAAAAACGAAGGGATTTTCAGGAATTAATTTAGCAGCAAAGTGGAAAAAAAATTATCGAAATAAATCTAGCAAAGAGCCATGGTTTATTCTCACAAATTTAGCAAGTATGTCGGAAACAATCTCCGCTTATTCCAAAAGAATGGGCATCGAAGAAATGTTTAGAGATTTGAAATTAGGCGGTTATAATTTAGAGAGTACAAAAGTCAATAATGAACGACTAATTTCTTTAATTATACTAATAACGTTATCCTATAGTTATTCAACATTTATAGGAGAAGAAATTAAAAGAAAAGGAATAAGTGAATATCTAGTTCGTCCGACTGAAAAAGGTAGAAAATATAAAAGAAATAGTGATTTTTCTATTGGTTTAAATGCCATAAAATGGCTAAGTGAAATCTGCTTTTTCCAAGAACAATTAGAGGAGTTAACCTCTTTATTTCCTCAGAAACACTCCTATTATCGTCAAGGTATGAGGGCTATTTCCCTTATCCAATCTGCATTATGA